A part of Candidatus Electrothrix aestuarii genomic DNA contains:
- a CDS encoding zinc ribbon domain-containing protein has protein sequence MQYAYFTKIWRTNMPIYEYVCKKCEKHFEVLSTSANEADIVKCPECQSLEVKKTISSSNFRMSSGGSSIPGGFPSGCSSKSGFS, from the coding sequence ATGCAGTATGCTTATTTCACCAAGATCTGGAGAACAAATATGCCCATCTATGAGTATGTGTGCAAAAAATGCGAAAAACACTTTGAGGTGTTAAGTACCTCAGCCAATGAAGCGGACATTGTAAAATGCCCGGAATGCCAAAGTCTTGAGGTGAAGAAAACCATCTCATCTAGCAATTTCCGAATGAGCTCTGGTGGTTCTTCCATTCCTGGCGGATTCCCCTCAGGTTGCTCCTCCAAATCTGGATTTTCCTGA
- a CDS encoding uracil-DNA glycosylase: MSAEKRAPDQSSDRERGKKIDPASLTLLTAQVRHLLAFHKEIGLTTYPAAQQLRQFLTRAQKPQPSSYPQEQKGKDAYPVESTGMPEHRFEKAGERARPGRTASPSPQPQVRKENTPPAKATVESIQQSLKALSQEIMQCPQCSSRKEVKKVLGLGSLEPRLLIVGDCCVDAESTATTQLIWGEEEDAMLWRMMTAIGLEQDGVYVTNAMKCVQPRFDQANSSVELPCLSFLEKELQILRPRLICAMGDIATRALLKTKAPLARVRGRFHTYKYPQGGVAKVMPTFHPRLLLQYPEMKQATWKDLQAVQKALQAPCCQ; the protein is encoded by the coding sequence TTGTCAGCCGAAAAAAGAGCCCCTGATCAATCATCGGACAGGGAAAGAGGAAAAAAAATCGATCCGGCATCACTGACTTTGCTCACTGCCCAGGTTCGTCACCTTCTCGCCTTTCATAAAGAAATAGGCCTGACGACCTATCCTGCTGCCCAACAATTGCGGCAATTTCTCACCCGAGCTCAGAAGCCGCAGCCTTCTTCTTATCCACAAGAACAGAAGGGGAAAGATGCATACCCAGTAGAATCTACGGGGATGCCTGAGCATCGTTTTGAAAAAGCAGGAGAGCGCGCAAGACCTGGAAGGACTGCGTCCCCCAGTCCCCAACCTCAAGTGCGCAAGGAGAATACGCCTCCGGCAAAGGCAACGGTCGAGAGTATTCAGCAGTCCTTGAAGGCCTTAAGCCAAGAGATCATGCAATGCCCTCAATGCTCTTCTAGGAAAGAGGTGAAGAAAGTACTTGGCCTGGGGAGTCTTGAGCCACGCTTGTTGATTGTGGGAGATTGTTGTGTTGATGCCGAAAGCACAGCTACCACTCAGCTGATCTGGGGAGAGGAAGAGGATGCTATGCTCTGGAGAATGATGACAGCTATTGGACTTGAGCAGGACGGAGTCTATGTCACCAATGCGATGAAATGTGTCCAACCGAGGTTTGACCAGGCAAATTCTTCCGTGGAGTTGCCTTGCCTTTCGTTTTTAGAAAAAGAATTGCAGATCCTTCGTCCGAGACTGATTTGTGCTATGGGGGATATCGCAACGCGGGCCCTGCTAAAAACAAAGGCTCCCTTGGCGCGGGTGCGGGGGCGCTTTCATACCTATAAATACCCACAGGGAGGGGTGGCGAAAGTTATGCCCACCTTTCACCCACGCTTACTTTTGCAATACCCGGAAATGAAGCAAGCAACGTGGAAGGATCTTCAGGCTGTGCAAAAAGCCCTTCAGGCTCCATGCTGCCAATAA
- a CDS encoding thioredoxin family protein, whose translation MLYQSSTLYNERTINSLVPNFLWEILSPEWLTDYETALSFAQQMDKIILVHFTSSDVCQYCDYLKKEVYYTLQFVRWATKNAILLKIDLPAYKSLPEHIVAQNKGLKKKYSISCYPTVIGLYPDGTERGRLEGYYPGTGVADWLRGFNKITMLTP comes from the coding sequence ATGCTCTATCAATCAAGCACATTATATAACGAAAGAACAATAAACTCTTTGGTACCCAACTTTTTATGGGAAATACTTAGCCCGGAATGGCTCACTGATTATGAAACAGCTCTTTCCTTTGCTCAGCAGATGGACAAAATCATCTTGGTGCATTTTACAAGCAGTGATGTCTGCCAATACTGTGACTATCTCAAAAAAGAGGTTTACTATACATTACAGTTTGTTCGTTGGGCCACGAAAAACGCTATCCTCTTAAAAATAGACCTCCCTGCCTACAAATCCTTACCAGAACACATAGTAGCCCAAAACAAAGGACTGAAGAAAAAATATAGTATCAGCTGCTACCCCACCGTTATCGGTTTATATCCTGACGGCACAGAGCGGGGAAGACTTGAAGGATATTATCCCGGAACCGGGGTCGCTGATTGGTTAAGAGGATTCAATAAAATTACCATGCTGACACCATAA
- a CDS encoding YbhB/YbcL family Raf kinase inhibitor-like protein yields the protein MFTKKALAHISSLAGSAMLVCSAYAATTSAGESNIFIYLPAYTQSGSTSTADFTLTSSAVADGELLEAYKCEEKVDDVENSIPLAWSNVPDSAGSLAVIMHHYPNPDDTSQANSYLLLWDIDPSITEIPYGEADDGSWYMGSNKDGTAISYTSPCSPSVGTHEYTITLYALSETPPSLPTESTLEVDYDVLKAAIETVTVVDTATLTFNDVNE from the coding sequence ATGTTTACAAAAAAAGCTCTTGCGCATATTTCCAGTCTCGCAGGCTCTGCAATGCTCGTATGCTCTGCTTACGCAGCAACGACGAGCGCTGGCGAGTCCAATATATTCATCTATTTACCAGCATATACCCAGTCAGGTTCGACAAGCACAGCAGATTTCACTTTAACAAGCAGTGCTGTTGCCGATGGAGAACTTCTTGAGGCTTATAAATGCGAAGAAAAGGTAGACGATGTAGAGAACTCCATTCCTTTAGCCTGGTCTAATGTACCTGATTCTGCAGGATCGTTGGCCGTTATAATGCATCATTATCCAAACCCTGATGATACCTCGCAGGCAAATTCCTATCTGCTCCTTTGGGATATTGATCCTTCTATTACAGAGATCCCCTATGGAGAGGCTGACGACGGGAGTTGGTATATGGGATCGAACAAAGACGGAACAGCGATATCCTACACCTCCCCCTGTTCTCCAAGTGTAGGTACTCATGAATATACAATCACGCTCTACGCTTTATCAGAAACACCTCCATCCTTGCCCACTGAAAGTACTCTGGAGGTTGATTATGACGTACTCAAAGCTGCAATTGAAACGGTTACGGTTGTTGATACGGCGACGTTAACCTTCAACGATGTCAATGAATAA
- a CDS encoding YkgJ family cysteine cluster protein, with protein sequence MEKQSPSLSDIFNCTRCGYCCQGETTVSLDQDDQERMIAELGLTRQEVEEKYWRITGKVVQMKIVDHHCIFYQKNAGCTVHQGRPWRCGQWPLHPSMLHDKDNFRTIRDSCPGLNQEISWEEFCDIFKKLLEQEEKLIC encoded by the coding sequence ATGGAAAAACAATCTCCTTCCCTCTCTGACATCTTTAACTGCACCCGCTGCGGTTATTGCTGCCAGGGGGAAACCACAGTTTCTCTGGATCAAGACGATCAAGAGCGAATGATCGCTGAATTAGGTCTGACACGACAGGAAGTCGAAGAAAAATACTGGCGAATTACCGGCAAAGTAGTACAAATGAAAATTGTAGACCATCACTGCATCTTTTATCAAAAAAATGCTGGCTGTACGGTGCATCAAGGACGCCCTTGGCGCTGTGGTCAGTGGCCTCTGCATCCCAGCATGCTGCATGATAAGGACAATTTTCGTACCATCCGGGATTCCTGCCCTGGCCTTAATCAGGAAATCAGCTGGGAAGAGTTCTGTGATATTTTCAAAAAATTGCTAGAGCAAGAAGAAAAATTGATCTGCTGA
- a CDS encoding glutamate synthase: MCRLALKTADTPFSPYEVLTGMEAMQEGYDGSGLGLLLRGVSFEDYKYKKDEQIILSGIAHTEAAFKRLQRLMEERGFEQDYDHRFKVDSSQIDTSDRYQYIVRVYKKPEGLTEKELEDRLMQTRLFLRKNGEEHGNDLTIFSFWSDVVTIKEVGWPLQVGDGLGLNDERIKARVVMAQGRQNTNYGINLYACHPFFIQGIATMTNGENTAFVPIKEWLEGKKIPGYMGYQSDSEVFAHILHYVTKRLNLPLAAYKHVITPLKTEELNAHPQGDFLKGLRTACRRLIIDGPNAIIGTLPDETCMLVMDQKKMRPATVGGRPGAWAIASEMCGVEALVPDRDPALDFQPMREHTVIIPPERKELQIWSQFDQFTLSQAA; the protein is encoded by the coding sequence ATGTGTCGATTAGCCCTGAAAACCGCAGATACACCCTTCTCACCGTATGAGGTGCTGACCGGCATGGAGGCCATGCAGGAGGGATATGATGGCAGCGGTCTCGGACTGTTGCTGCGTGGTGTCAGTTTCGAGGATTATAAATATAAAAAAGATGAGCAGATTATCCTGTCTGGTATTGCTCATACAGAGGCCGCGTTTAAACGCCTCCAGCGCCTTATGGAGGAACGGGGCTTTGAACAGGACTATGATCACCGTTTTAAGGTTGATTCCAGCCAGATTGATACCTCTGATCGTTATCAGTATATTGTTCGGGTGTACAAAAAGCCAGAAGGCCTCACAGAAAAAGAACTGGAAGATCGACTGATGCAGACCCGGCTTTTTCTCCGTAAAAATGGAGAAGAGCATGGGAACGATTTGACAATCTTCTCTTTTTGGTCTGATGTTGTGACCATTAAAGAAGTGGGTTGGCCCCTTCAGGTAGGTGATGGCCTGGGATTGAACGACGAGCGAATCAAGGCCAGAGTAGTTATGGCCCAGGGAAGGCAGAATACCAACTACGGTATTAATCTTTATGCCTGCCATCCCTTCTTTATCCAAGGTATCGCCACTATGACCAATGGCGAGAACACTGCCTTTGTTCCCATCAAAGAATGGTTGGAAGGAAAGAAAATTCCCGGCTACATGGGCTACCAGTCTGACTCTGAGGTCTTTGCCCATATTCTTCACTACGTGACCAAACGGCTCAACCTGCCCTTGGCTGCATACAAACATGTTATTACCCCGCTGAAGACAGAAGAGTTGAATGCTCATCCCCAGGGAGACTTCCTCAAAGGCCTGCGAACCGCTTGTCGCCGTCTGATTATTGATGGCCCCAACGCCATTATTGGAACTCTGCCAGATGAAACCTGCATGCTGGTGATGGACCAGAAAAAGATGCGACCAGCCACTGTTGGCGGACGTCCCGGTGCCTGGGCCATAGCCTCAGAGATGTGCGGTGTTGAGGCCCTTGTGCCGGACCGCGACCCTGCTCTTGATTTTCAGCCCATGCGTGAACATACAGTAATTATTCCACCAGAACGAAAGGAACTTCAGATATGGTCTCAGTTCGATCAGTTTACACTCAGCCAAGCAGCTTAA
- a CDS encoding glutamate synthase-related protein, with protein MVSVRSVYTQPSSLTYSDLPWIIEHREDRCTLCGQCTAVCPKQAIYLTYRRQRVPKLDILKKKRGNEYRHFVGIRQNTEVDKMCIGCGMCSSVCPNEAIGPVPNPNEHRSKFHMDQKGDSWKRGGRRNLSGRTVLDRLSFGRISMLTDPALDAGRHEFNANTILGRVLPPEEYIRRQAAGEWIPPTREIFPFVIGSMSFGGLSPNMWLGLLQGVAYCNEVLGIPVVMATGEGGCPPWVLKSPFLKYIILQIASGYFGWDEIIRAIPEMQCDPAAIEIKYGQGAKPGDGGLLMWFKVSKLIARLRGVPEGVDLPSPPVHQTLYSIEESVMKMIQTMSMAFNFRVPVYPKISGSTSAKSVLNNLVRNPYASGMLIDGIDGGTGAAYNVSMDATGYPIASNVRECYQDLVAQGRQNEIPIFAAGGVGKNGNVTQNGMALIMLGASGVHIGKYIMQACAGCLGNELGRCNVCNVGICPKGITSQNEKLYRRLDPDDVAQRVADTFSSIKTEMKKIMAPLGRSQSLPIGMSDALTIDDKDVADRLGIKYAC; from the coding sequence ATGGTCTCAGTTCGATCAGTTTACACTCAGCCAAGCAGCTTAACTTATAGCGACCTGCCCTGGATCATAGAGCACCGTGAGGATCGCTGTACCCTGTGCGGGCAGTGTACTGCGGTTTGCCCTAAGCAGGCTATCTACCTGACCTACCGTCGGCAGAGGGTACCCAAACTGGATATCCTGAAAAAGAAACGCGGTAACGAATACCGCCATTTTGTCGGCATTCGCCAAAATACCGAAGTTGATAAGATGTGTATTGGCTGCGGTATGTGTTCCTCTGTCTGTCCCAACGAGGCCATAGGTCCGGTGCCGAACCCCAATGAGCATCGCTCCAAATTTCATATGGATCAGAAGGGGGATTCCTGGAAGCGCGGTGGACGCCGTAACCTTTCCGGTCGGACCGTGTTGGATCGCCTCTCTTTCGGTCGAATCTCCATGCTGACTGATCCGGCTCTGGATGCAGGACGACATGAATTCAACGCCAATACTATTCTTGGTCGGGTACTGCCGCCGGAAGAATATATTCGTCGGCAAGCCGCTGGAGAGTGGATTCCACCAACCCGTGAGATCTTCCCCTTTGTGATCGGCTCCATGTCCTTTGGTGGCCTGTCCCCCAATATGTGGCTGGGACTGCTCCAGGGTGTGGCGTATTGTAATGAGGTCCTGGGAATTCCTGTGGTTATGGCCACTGGTGAGGGTGGTTGTCCGCCGTGGGTACTCAAGAGCCCCTTCCTCAAGTACATCATTCTTCAGATCGCTTCTGGTTATTTTGGTTGGGATGAGATCATCCGCGCTATTCCAGAAATGCAATGTGATCCGGCAGCGATTGAGATCAAGTACGGTCAGGGCGCCAAGCCTGGTGACGGTGGGCTGCTGATGTGGTTCAAGGTCTCCAAGCTCATCGCTCGTCTGCGTGGTGTACCGGAAGGCGTTGATCTGCCTTCACCGCCGGTTCATCAGACACTCTACTCCATTGAGGAAAGTGTCATGAAGATGATCCAGACCATGTCTATGGCCTTTAATTTCCGAGTGCCGGTGTATCCGAAGATTTCTGGTTCTACTTCTGCGAAGTCTGTACTGAACAATTTGGTTCGTAACCCCTATGCCAGTGGTATGCTGATCGACGGTATTGATGGTGGAACCGGTGCAGCCTACAACGTTTCTATGGACGCAACCGGATATCCCATTGCCTCTAACGTCCGTGAGTGTTACCAGGATCTGGTGGCCCAGGGACGCCAGAATGAGATTCCTATTTTTGCAGCTGGTGGTGTGGGTAAGAACGGGAATGTAACCCAGAACGGTATGGCCCTGATTATGCTCGGAGCCTCCGGTGTCCACATCGGTAAATACATCATGCAGGCCTGTGCAGGCTGTCTCGGTAATGAGCTGGGACGCTGTAATGTCTGTAACGTGGGTATTTGTCCGAAAGGTATTACCAGCCAGAACGAGAAGCTGTATCGTCGCCTGGACCCGGATGATGTGGCTCAGCGAGTTGCTGATACCTTCTCTTCCATCAAGACTGAGATGAAAAAAATCATGGCTCCGCTGGGACGTTCTCAGAGCTTGCCTATTGGTATGTCTGATGCGCTGACCATTGATGATAAGGATGTGGCAGATCGTTTAGGCATCAAGTACGCCTGTTAA
- a CDS encoding FAD-dependent oxidoreductase: MSERKVIKVSGKDANGRRLTSKIFEEEVRGAAADADELILESFGQHNIGLRLGNVERPLTIRITGPAGQRVGCMGMPGSTIICEGSASDDVGYLNIGADVIVKGDATNGVCNAMAGGRVMIGGSIGARGLTMTKWNPEYERPEMWVLGSVGDTFAEFNCGGIAVICGHEPKNPDNVLGYRPCVGMVGGQVYFRGNIDESYSRRNAKLTSPTDEEWQWLVERLPEYLESIGRPELLETLSNREEWNLLSAVTAQERALMFSGPMSMSEFSARIWNNGFGGGDPLRDLAPGLDRSLVGVVETGEMRRRRPYWVNRDSAAPCTYYCPMHIPTIDRLRMIREGRNDEAYEMLLRYTPFPASVCGTICPNLCIQNCSRKKVDYSIDVAVLGQAVHNVDPPKCKPATGHKVAIIGGGPGGMGAAWHLALAGIEAHIFEKSDELGGKLAQTIPWERLTKAVWQMEVERFLKNELITVNLGVEMTKEKMEELKEEFDYVIVSVGTHQPKIIPFSGHDRVIPALDYLKAAKSDSPMETGKQVVIIGAGNVGCDVAAECYRLGAEEVTLVDIQKPLAFGKERDAAEALGATFKWPVMTKEVTEEGLVTDKDELIPAQTVIISIGDVPSLPFLPESVEVVNIAGGSWIKTDDAGRTTDEKILAVGDVERPGLATNALGAAKRTAEYLASVLDETEWKPFAQKLIQYEALTIAHYDPADEKGDTENQQAARCLSCGSCRDCHLCETICPTHAISRREAVAAGPDGVSFEYVSDDSKCIACGFCADTCPCGIWTMRPY, encoded by the coding sequence ATGAGTGAGCGAAAAGTAATAAAAGTTAGCGGCAAAGACGCCAATGGTCGGCGCCTGACGTCCAAGATATTCGAAGAAGAGGTACGTGGTGCAGCAGCAGATGCCGACGAACTGATTCTGGAGTCTTTTGGTCAGCATAATATTGGCCTGCGACTCGGTAATGTAGAGCGCCCTCTGACCATCCGTATCACAGGACCAGCTGGCCAGCGCGTGGGCTGTATGGGTATGCCTGGTTCCACGATCATCTGTGAAGGCTCTGCCTCTGACGATGTGGGCTACCTCAATATCGGGGCAGACGTTATCGTGAAAGGCGATGCCACCAACGGTGTTTGCAATGCGATGGCCGGTGGCCGGGTGATGATCGGTGGTTCCATCGGTGCCCGTGGCCTGACCATGACCAAGTGGAACCCGGAATACGAGAGACCAGAGATGTGGGTACTCGGTTCTGTAGGCGATACCTTTGCCGAGTTCAACTGCGGTGGTATTGCGGTCATCTGTGGTCATGAACCTAAAAATCCAGACAACGTTCTGGGCTATCGTCCTTGCGTTGGTATGGTTGGTGGACAGGTCTATTTTCGTGGTAATATCGATGAGAGTTACTCACGAAGGAATGCAAAATTGACCAGCCCTACAGATGAGGAATGGCAATGGCTTGTTGAGCGGTTGCCGGAATATTTGGAGTCTATTGGACGCCCTGAGTTGCTGGAGACCCTAAGCAACCGTGAGGAGTGGAACCTCCTCAGTGCTGTCACAGCTCAGGAACGCGCACTGATGTTCTCTGGCCCAATGTCCATGTCTGAGTTCTCTGCTCGTATCTGGAATAACGGTTTTGGCGGTGGAGATCCTCTTCGTGATCTGGCACCAGGACTGGACCGTTCCTTAGTCGGTGTTGTTGAGACCGGCGAGATGCGACGCCGCAGACCCTACTGGGTCAATCGTGATTCAGCAGCGCCCTGCACCTATTACTGCCCTATGCACATCCCGACCATTGATCGGCTGAGGATGATTCGTGAGGGAAGAAACGACGAAGCCTATGAGATGTTGCTTCGCTATACCCCTTTCCCAGCCTCTGTCTGCGGTACGATCTGCCCGAACCTCTGCATCCAGAATTGCTCACGCAAGAAAGTGGATTATTCCATTGATGTAGCCGTTCTTGGCCAGGCTGTGCATAATGTAGATCCTCCCAAGTGCAAACCTGCCACTGGCCATAAAGTTGCTATTATTGGTGGTGGTCCTGGTGGTATGGGTGCTGCTTGGCATCTGGCCTTAGCAGGGATTGAGGCGCATATTTTTGAAAAAAGTGATGAGCTGGGCGGAAAGCTGGCTCAGACCATCCCTTGGGAACGTCTGACCAAGGCAGTTTGGCAGATGGAGGTTGAGCGCTTCCTCAAAAACGAGCTTATCACCGTCAACCTTGGCGTGGAAATGACCAAGGAAAAAATGGAAGAGCTGAAAGAGGAATTCGACTATGTTATCGTCTCTGTTGGCACGCACCAGCCGAAGATTATCCCTTTTTCTGGTCATGATCGTGTTATTCCTGCCCTGGATTATCTAAAGGCAGCCAAGAGCGACTCTCCTATGGAGACCGGCAAGCAAGTGGTCATCATTGGTGCTGGTAACGTGGGATGCGATGTTGCTGCTGAGTGCTATCGTCTTGGAGCAGAAGAGGTCACTTTGGTGGACATTCAGAAACCATTGGCCTTTGGTAAGGAGCGTGATGCGGCTGAGGCCTTGGGGGCTACCTTTAAATGGCCTGTGATGACCAAGGAAGTCACGGAGGAAGGATTAGTCACAGATAAGGATGAGCTGATTCCTGCACAGACCGTGATTATTTCCATTGGCGATGTGCCGAGCCTGCCTTTCCTGCCGGAAAGCGTCGAGGTGGTCAATATTGCTGGTGGTTCCTGGATCAAGACCGATGATGCGGGTCGGACCACAGATGAGAAGATTCTGGCGGTCGGTGATGTGGAGCGCCCTGGTTTGGCGACCAATGCCTTGGGTGCGGCCAAACGGACAGCAGAATATTTGGCCTCAGTTCTGGATGAAACAGAGTGGAAGCCCTTTGCCCAGAAGCTGATTCAGTACGAAGCCCTGACCATTGCTCATTATGATCCGGCTGATGAAAAGGGTGATACCGAGAATCAGCAGGCAGCCCGCTGTTTAAGTTGCGGCTCCTGCCGAGACTGTCATCTCTGTGAGACCATCTGTCCGACGCATGCCATCTCCCGCCGTGAGGCCGTGGCTGCTGGTCCCGATGGGGTAAGCTTTGAGTATGTGTCTGATGACAGCAAGTGTATTGCTTGTGGATTCTGTGCAGACACCTGCCCCTGTGGTATTTGGACCATGCGTCCCTACTAA
- a CDS encoding folylpolyglutamate synthase/dihydrofolate synthase family protein, giving the protein MNYQEAWEFLDQLQFFKIKLGLDSMNQFLERLGNPHRDLQCIHIGGTNGKGSVGATLCSILTAAGYKTGFYTSPHLSSVRERFRIGKHYIGKDDFARLITKIHGALDGNPITYFECTTTLALLWFAEQKVDCAILEVGMGGRLDATNVVTPLLSLVTNVSMDHEQYLGNTLAEVSTEKAGIIKEGIPVVSGVADDDSGKIIRQTCDERKAQLFLFGREFNGSFSQESKKKWQYNGLDGEALVDLPMSLRGNYQIANSSLALAAIQLLRQQGWGVTEGQLRTGLQETFWPGRLEFFRLNKEGKKIDKKDEGWNFLLDGAHNPAGVKALKHALRDFSRNRLILVWGAMSDKDLRVTLSEISPLADIIIFTRPESERSARTSQLKGCVSSAMHQKVICTEAVPAALQQARVLASGQDLICIAGSLYLVGIARQLLLGGLVDDE; this is encoded by the coding sequence ATGAATTACCAAGAGGCGTGGGAATTCCTGGACCAACTCCAGTTTTTTAAGATCAAGCTGGGCCTGGATTCCATGAATCAATTTTTAGAGCGATTGGGCAATCCGCACCGCGATTTACAATGTATCCATATCGGTGGCACTAACGGCAAGGGCTCGGTAGGTGCAACGCTTTGCTCAATTCTTACAGCTGCTGGTTACAAGACAGGGTTTTATACATCACCTCATCTTAGCTCGGTACGGGAACGATTTCGAATTGGTAAGCATTATATTGGGAAAGATGATTTTGCCCGTCTGATTACAAAAATTCATGGTGCGCTTGATGGTAACCCAATTACCTATTTTGAATGCACCACCACTTTGGCCTTGCTTTGGTTTGCAGAGCAAAAAGTCGATTGCGCTATTTTGGAAGTGGGGATGGGGGGCCGTTTAGATGCTACTAATGTGGTGACGCCTCTTCTTTCTCTGGTTACCAATGTGAGCATGGACCACGAGCAGTACCTGGGAAACACCTTGGCAGAAGTTTCTACTGAAAAGGCAGGAATTATTAAAGAAGGCATTCCCGTTGTGTCTGGCGTTGCAGATGATGATTCGGGAAAGATTATTCGTCAAACCTGCGATGAACGCAAGGCGCAGCTCTTTCTTTTTGGCAGGGAATTTAATGGCTCTTTTAGCCAAGAGAGTAAAAAAAAATGGCAATATAACGGGTTGGACGGTGAGGCTCTGGTGGATCTTCCCATGTCTCTACGCGGTAATTATCAGATTGCTAATTCTTCTTTGGCCCTTGCTGCGATTCAGCTTCTCCGTCAACAGGGATGGGGCGTCACAGAGGGACAGCTTCGCACGGGACTGCAAGAAACCTTTTGGCCAGGGCGTTTAGAATTTTTTCGCCTGAATAAGGAAGGGAAAAAAATCGATAAAAAAGATGAAGGTTGGAATTTTCTTCTTGATGGGGCCCATAACCCTGCTGGTGTTAAAGCGCTGAAGCATGCCCTGCGCGATTTTTCCCGCAATCGTCTTATTTTGGTTTGGGGAGCAATGAGTGATAAAGATTTACGTGTTACGCTCAGCGAGATCTCTCCCCTTGCCGATATTATTATTTTTACCCGGCCAGAGTCGGAACGTTCGGCTCGGACAAGTCAGCTTAAAGGATGCGTATCAAGTGCTATGCACCAAAAGGTGATTTGCACGGAAGCTGTGCCTGCGGCTTTGCAACAGGCTCGGGTCCTGGCAAGTGGTCAGGATTTGATCTGTATCGCCGGTTCACTATATCTTGTTGGAATAGCTCGACAGCTGTTGTTAGGAGGACTTGTCGATGATGAATGA
- a CDS encoding HNH endonuclease has protein sequence MNEDFAYGFGVDESTIRAERKKARELRKTRWWQQKTAEGICHYCQQKFPVNELTMDHVIPLSRGGRSTKGNLVPCCKECNTAKKTDLPPELEEL, from the coding sequence ATGAATGAAGATTTTGCTTATGGTTTCGGAGTTGATGAATCAACCATCCGAGCAGAAAGAAAAAAAGCCAGAGAGTTACGCAAAACCCGATGGTGGCAGCAGAAGACCGCTGAAGGGATTTGTCATTACTGCCAGCAGAAATTTCCTGTCAACGAACTGACGATGGACCATGTTATACCCCTGTCCAGGGGCGGTCGCTCGACTAAGGGCAATTTAGTTCCCTGTTGCAAGGAATGTAATACGGCGAAAAAAACAGATTTACCTCCAGAGCTTGAGGAACTTTAA
- a CDS encoding cytochrome-c peroxidase, with translation MKVKSGVMSFLCMAILGAAGAAGAAEEEPVQPIPPVKEINLAKAELGKKLFFDPRLSKSGFISCNSCHNLSMGGSDNLKTSIGHNWQKGPINAPTVLNSSLNFVQFWDGRAETLKDQAGGPIANPGEMAFTHEMAEDVLASIPGYVTEFKQVFGDDAINIDRATDAIAEFEKTLVTPNSRFDQWLLGDNDALTADEQAGYKLFKDSGCISCHYGVAMGGSSFQKMGVVEEYKSKSPAEGRKAVTGKDEDRFAFKVPTLRNVEMTYPYFHDGEAETLTEAVDIMGRLQLGAKFTNKQNAQIVAFLKSLTGEQPSFTLPILPPSNEKTPQPRPFE, from the coding sequence ATGAAGGTCAAATCAGGCGTGATGTCATTTCTTTGCATGGCTATTCTGGGCGCAGCAGGTGCAGCAGGTGCAGCAGAAGAAGAACCGGTGCAGCCTATTCCGCCAGTAAAGGAAATTAATTTGGCCAAGGCCGAGCTCGGCAAAAAACTTTTTTTTGATCCTCGCCTTTCCAAGTCAGGTTTTATCTCTTGTAATTCCTGCCACAACTTAAGCATGGGTGGGTCAGACAACCTGAAGACCTCTATTGGTCATAACTGGCAGAAAGGTCCGATTAACGCTCCTACTGTACTAAACTCCAGCCTGAATTTTGTTCAGTTCTGGGATGGTCGGGCAGAAACGTTGAAAGATCAGGCCGGGGGGCCCATCGCCAATCCCGGCGAGATGGCATTTACCCATGAGATGGCTGAAGATGTCTTGGCGTCTATTCCAGGATATGTTACCGAATTCAAGCAGGTCTTTGGTGATGATGCAATTAATATTGATCGGGCCACTGATGCCATTGCTGAGTTTGAAAAAACCCTAGTGACCCCGAACTCTCGCTTTGACCAATGGCTACTGGGCGATAACGATGCCCTGACTGCTGATGAACAGGCAGGCTACAAGTTGTTTAAGGATTCTGGATGTATTTCCTGTCATTACGGCGTGGCAATGGGTGGATCCTCCTTCCAGAAAATGGGCGTAGTGGAAGAATACAAGTCCAAAAGTCCGGCTGAAGGTCGAAAGGCTGTGACTGGCAAGGATGAAGATCGTTTTGCTTTCAAGGTGCCGACTCTGCGAAACGTGGAAATGACCTATCCGTATTTCCATGATGGTGAGGCTGAGACCCTGACTGAGGCTGTTGATATTATGGGTCGCCTACAGCTTGGTGCAAAATTTACTAATAAGCAGAATGCACAGATCGTGGCCTTTCTGAAAAGCCTGACGGGTGAGCAGCCGTCATTCACGCTGCCGATTTTACCGCCTTCAAACGAAAAAACCCCGCAGCCCAGGCCTTTTGAGTAA